In Deinococcus ruber, the genomic window AGGGCAGCGTGGGCGCGTCGGGCGATCTGGCCCCGCTGGCGCATCTGGCGCTGTCGCTGATCGGCCTGGGCGACACCGAGTATCAGGGGCATGTGCAGCCCTCGGCAGACGTGTTCGCGGCGCTAAAGCTGCGGCCCGTCCAGCTTCAGGCTAAGGAAGGGCTGGCGCTCATCAACGGCACGCAGCTGATGGGCAGTCTGCTGGCGCTGGCGCTGCACGACGCCCGTGAACTGCTGGGGGTAGCGAATCTGGCGGCAGCCATGACTGTCGAGGCCCGCTACGGCTCGCACCGCCCGTTCGGGGCCGACGTGGTGGCGCTCAGGCCGCATCCGGGCGCAGTCGAGGTGGCGAGCGAGTTGCGGGCCTTCCTGCAAGACTCGCAGATCGCGCCGAGCCACGCGGCCTGTGGCAAGGTGCAGGACGCGTACAGCCTGCGGGCGGTGCCCCAGATTCACGGCGCGACCTGCGACGCACTGCATCAGGCGGCACGGGTGCTGGCGGTGGAATTCGCCGCCGTCACCGACAATCCGCTGATCTTCCCCGACACGGGCGAGGTGGTATCGGGGGGCAACTTTCACGGTCAGCCGCTCTCACTCACCGTCGATGCGCTGAAGGTGGCGGTGGCGGAACTGGGCAGCGTTTCCGAACGCCGCTGCGAGCAACTGTTGAACCCGTCGCTGAGCGGCCTGCCCGCCTTCCTGACCCCGGACGGCGGCCTGAACAGCGGCCTGATGATCGCGCAGTACACCGCCGCCGCGCTGGTCAGCGAAAACAAGGTGATTGCCCACCCCGCCAGCGTGGACAGCATTCCGACCAGCGCCAACCAGGAAGACCACGTGAGCATGGGGGCCCACGGAGCCAGGCAACTGCGGCAGATTCTGGGAAACGTGCAGTCGGTGCTGAGCATCGAACTGATGTGCGCGGCCCAGGCCCTCGATTTCCAGACCCTGAAGGCCGGGCAAGGCGTGCAGGCCGCCTACGAACACATCCGGACGCTGGTGCCCCACCTCTCACACGACCGCTACTACCGCCCCGACGTGTTGCGGCTGCTGGAAGAAGTTCAGAGCGGTAAGCTGCTGCGTGTAGCACGCGGCGCTGCGGGCGGCCCGGCAATCCAGGAATCGTCCGAGAGTGGGCGCATTCCCAGCTTCGACGACAGCACCTCGCGCCACTGATCCCGACTCTCCGAAGGCACGCCCCAGCAACTTACGAATGCTGGG contains:
- the hutH gene encoding histidine ammonia-lyase, which encodes MILDHHLTLEQFISVVRGGESVELAPAAILRMQRARAVVEQIVDGDRAVYGVNTGFGKFESIRIDRPQLAQLQHNLIVSHAIGLGQPLDAEIVRGMMLLRAQSLALGHSGIRPEVVELLLALLNAGAHPVIPEQGSVGASGDLAPLAHLALSLIGLGDTEYQGHVQPSADVFAALKLRPVQLQAKEGLALINGTQLMGSLLALALHDARELLGVANLAAAMTVEARYGSHRPFGADVVALRPHPGAVEVASELRAFLQDSQIAPSHAACGKVQDAYSLRAVPQIHGATCDALHQAARVLAVEFAAVTDNPLIFPDTGEVVSGGNFHGQPLSLTVDALKVAVAELGSVSERRCEQLLNPSLSGLPAFLTPDGGLNSGLMIAQYTAAALVSENKVIAHPASVDSIPTSANQEDHVSMGAHGARQLRQILGNVQSVLSIELMCAAQALDFQTLKAGQGVQAAYEHIRTLVPHLSHDRYYRPDVLRLLEEVQSGKLLRVARGAAGGPAIQESSESGRIPSFDDSTSRH